A single window of Undibacterium sp. 5I1 DNA harbors:
- a CDS encoding serine hydrolase domain-containing protein gives MINQSNYDFSSVHHAMQRYVDKEILAGVSTAVLVGRDLVDVHCAGWADKENGIALREDHLFRIFSNSKLVTSIAVLQLMEANKLQLDDPIEQYLPQLAKRRVLKPGAISLEDTEPARSSITIRQLLTHTSGLSYGLLDHGSMIYKAYVERKVLNAAAPLSTLIDVLEELPLTFHPGTQWEYSIATDVLSRLVEVVSGVPFDMYLKAHIFDPLGMQDTSFWVNSEKQNRLTAYYSGSDPSNILQRGLKRLENSPYPGAFVTPVPRLSGGGGLVSSLHDMIALLRGLLPGGVQLLQPETIALMMRNHLPDGTGIAFPGVGNIPGKGFGLGGAVTLVPSSIDPAASTGEFEWGGIAGTHWWISPKNNLAGVLMAQKQMSFWHPFSFEFKRLAYQAVGAN, from the coding sequence ATGATAAACCAGAGTAATTACGATTTTAGTTCCGTCCATCATGCCATGCAGCGTTATGTTGATAAAGAGATTTTGGCGGGCGTGTCCACTGCGGTGCTGGTCGGGCGCGACCTGGTCGATGTGCATTGTGCTGGCTGGGCAGACAAAGAGAACGGTATCGCTTTGCGTGAAGATCATTTATTCCGTATTTTTTCAAATAGCAAACTGGTGACCTCGATCGCCGTTTTACAATTGATGGAAGCAAATAAGTTGCAGCTCGACGATCCGATTGAGCAGTATTTACCGCAACTGGCCAAGCGCCGCGTACTTAAACCCGGCGCCATCAGTCTGGAGGATACCGAACCCGCTAGGTCATCAATCACCATTCGCCAATTACTGACACATACCTCGGGCTTAAGTTATGGCCTGCTGGATCACGGCAGCATGATTTACAAAGCTTATGTTGAGCGCAAAGTATTGAACGCAGCCGCACCTTTATCCACCCTGATTGATGTGCTGGAAGAGTTGCCTTTGACCTTCCATCCCGGGACACAATGGGAATATTCGATCGCCACGGACGTTTTGTCTCGTCTGGTCGAAGTCGTCAGTGGCGTCCCTTTTGATATGTATTTGAAGGCGCATATTTTTGATCCGCTAGGTATGCAGGACACCAGTTTTTGGGTCAACAGTGAGAAGCAAAATCGGCTAACGGCGTATTACTCTGGCAGCGATCCCAGTAATATTTTGCAACGCGGACTAAAGCGGCTGGAAAATTCCCCTTATCCAGGCGCTTTCGTCACGCCCGTGCCACGCTTGTCTGGCGGCGGCGGTCTGGTGTCCAGCTTGCACGACATGATCGCGCTACTACGCGGATTGCTGCCCGGTGGTGTTCAGCTATTACAACCTGAGACCATCGCACTGATGATGCGCAATCATTTACCCGACGGCACTGGCATCGCTTTTCCAGGCGTGGGTAACATCCCCGGCAAAGGCTTCGGACTGGGTGGTGCCGTGACCTTAGTACCGTCGTCGATAGATCCGGCCGCCTCTACAGGGGAATTTGAGTGGGGCGGCATCGCGGGAACGCATTGGTGGATTTCACCCAAGAACAACCTGGCTGGCGTGCTGATGGCGCAAAAGCAGATGAGCTTCTGGCATCCGTTTTCATTTGAATTTAAGCGCCTAGCCTATCAGGCGGTTGGTGCTAATTGA
- a CDS encoding DEAD/DEAH box helicase, translated as MSQAPVLTLPGTFRPRITLQTLGRGDGLLGMKPTGTFGPRGGSVTVVQIDWLYKIDHTVAPSTQNNITWQTPAPTTLLNRRPHSTQELLDAQAKPFLLLRDLGAEADALDKVWELNLQPLPANCLQWRDEAAATELGPFWSLQQEHFFGDFWAEQLPVLQALGWSVVIRPGFGHQSVPVEAWHLRIDQDSGELRRNEEQTTRLPNTNGIDSNAIANISRLGLPAREGSWLLSLGVEIDGQILDLVPLLANLLQRDRRWLNIKQVMAIDDLEVVQLRAPGGKRIDAVAAPLKAIVMHMLDLLTDDTRLNNPASTALHLSAWDTQRLEALRQSLLDSQADRAGVHGSWQLRGDLGLRALANRLTTAGSPQAVTAPEGLNITLRPYQLHGVAWLQYLRTHHLAGILADDMGLGKTAQALAHILIEKQAGRLDCPALIVLPTSLIFNWQAEARRMTPGLRVLALQGAERADRFDQMSEADIVLTTYPLLWRDLAYLEAHQFHLLLLDEAQTVKNAASRSADAVRRLRARHRLCITGTPLENHLGELWTQFDFLMPGFLGDMRSFTRLWRKPIEVNGETLRAQLLSQRIRPFILRRRKQDVASELPPKTEVIKRLKLQGQQRDLYESVRVAADEQVRRILQRKGFTGGQITILDALLKLRQVCCDPYLLKQAQERSGTARSPTMERAKLELLSDMLPNLVAEGRRILVFSQFTEMLALIATRLNELELPWLSLTGKTPPAQRGAVVAEFQSKTIPVLLISLKAGGVGLNLTAADTVIHMDPWWNPAVEEQATARAHRIGQEQAVFVYKLVVEGSIEERILELQARKAALAEGILGSDAALAPKFTVEDLQALLAPLGN; from the coding sequence ATGTCACAAGCACCTGTACTCACTCTGCCCGGCACATTTCGCCCAAGAATCACCTTGCAAACTCTGGGGCGCGGCGATGGCCTGCTAGGGATGAAACCGACCGGCACTTTTGGTCCGCGTGGTGGCAGCGTGACGGTAGTGCAGATCGACTGGCTGTATAAAATCGACCACACGGTCGCCCCTTCCACCCAAAACAACATTACCTGGCAGACACCGGCGCCAACCACCCTGCTCAACCGCCGGCCACATTCCACTCAGGAACTACTTGATGCGCAAGCTAAGCCTTTTCTGTTACTGCGTGATCTGGGTGCAGAAGCCGATGCACTGGACAAAGTCTGGGAACTGAATTTACAACCCTTGCCTGCAAACTGTTTGCAATGGCGGGATGAGGCGGCGGCAACCGAGTTGGGTCCGTTCTGGAGTTTGCAGCAAGAACATTTTTTTGGCGATTTTTGGGCTGAGCAATTGCCAGTATTACAGGCGCTGGGCTGGTCGGTGGTGATACGTCCTGGCTTTGGCCATCAAAGTGTGCCGGTGGAAGCCTGGCATCTACGCATTGACCAAGATAGCGGGGAACTCAGGCGTAATGAAGAACAGACTACTCGCCTTCCAAATACGAACGGTATCGATAGCAATGCTATTGCCAACATCAGCCGGCTTGGGCTACCTGCGCGGGAAGGCTCATGGCTACTGAGTCTCGGAGTTGAGATTGATGGACAAATTCTTGATCTGGTACCTTTGCTTGCCAATTTGCTCCAACGCGACAGACGCTGGTTAAACATCAAGCAAGTCATGGCGATTGACGATCTGGAAGTCGTACAGCTAAGGGCACCAGGCGGCAAACGGATTGACGCTGTAGCCGCACCTTTAAAAGCCATCGTGATGCATATGCTGGACTTGCTCACTGACGACACCCGCCTGAACAATCCAGCCTCAACCGCTTTACATTTGTCCGCCTGGGACACCCAAAGGCTAGAAGCCCTGCGCCAGAGTTTGTTAGACAGTCAGGCCGACCGTGCCGGTGTGCATGGCAGCTGGCAATTACGAGGTGACTTGGGGCTGCGTGCACTGGCAAACCGCTTAACAACAGCGGGAAGCCCGCAAGCCGTGACCGCGCCAGAAGGCTTAAACATTACGCTGCGGCCTTATCAATTGCATGGCGTAGCGTGGCTACAATATTTACGTACCCATCACCTGGCAGGGATTTTGGCGGACGATATGGGGTTGGGCAAAACGGCGCAAGCGCTGGCGCATATTCTGATAGAAAAACAAGCTGGGCGTCTTGATTGCCCTGCCCTCATCGTATTACCTACTTCGCTGATTTTTAACTGGCAGGCTGAGGCGCGGCGTATGACACCCGGGCTGCGCGTACTGGCTTTGCAAGGTGCGGAGCGTGCCGACAGATTTGACCAAATGTCAGAGGCGGATATCGTCCTGACCACCTACCCGCTGTTGTGGCGCGATCTTGCCTATCTTGAGGCGCATCAATTCCATTTACTACTACTGGATGAAGCTCAAACCGTCAAAAATGCGGCCAGCCGCAGTGCCGATGCAGTGCGCCGGTTGCGCGCCCGGCATCGTCTGTGCATCACCGGAACCCCCTTGGAAAATCATCTGGGCGAATTGTGGACCCAGTTTGATTTTCTGATGCCAGGCTTTCTCGGCGATATGCGCAGTTTTACACGCTTATGGCGCAAACCCATCGAAGTCAATGGCGAAACCCTGCGGGCTCAATTGCTATCGCAACGGATACGGCCTTTTATTCTGCGCAGGCGAAAGCAAGATGTTGCCAGCGAGCTGCCGCCAAAAACCGAAGTCATCAAACGGCTGAAACTGCAAGGCCAGCAGCGCGATTTGTACGAAAGCGTACGCGTCGCTGCCGACGAACAGGTGCGGCGCATCCTGCAGCGCAAAGGATTTACCGGCGGCCAGATCACGATTCTGGATGCCTTATTAAAACTACGCCAAGTCTGTTGCGATCCTTATCTGCTAAAACAAGCACAGGAGCGATCAGGAACAGCAAGATCGCCAACGATGGAGCGAGCCAAACTGGAGCTGCTCAGCGATATGCTGCCGAATCTGGTCGCTGAGGGACGCCGGATACTGGTGTTTTCTCAATTTACAGAGATGCTGGCGCTGATTGCCACAAGGCTGAACGAACTAGAATTGCCATGGTTATCGCTGACGGGGAAAACACCACCGGCCCAGCGCGGTGCGGTGGTCGCAGAATTCCAGAGCAAAACGATACCGGTATTGCTCATCAGCCTGAAAGCAGGCGGCGTAGGACTGAACTTAACCGCTGCCGATACCGTCATTCACATGGACCCGTGGTGGAATCCGGCGGTCGAAGAACAAGCTACCGCACGCGCGCATAGGATTGGTCAAGAGCAAGCCGTCTTTGTGTATAAATTGGTGGTCGAAGGCAGCATAGAAGAACGCATACTCGAGTTACAAGCACGTAAAGCAGCGCTGGCGGAAGGTATCTTAGGCAGCGATGCTGCGCTGGCACCGAAGTTTACTGTGGAGGATTTACAGGCCTTATTGGCGCCACTGGGAAACTAA
- a CDS encoding efflux RND transporter periplasmic adaptor subunit encodes MLRQTVLVFATTIAITSGLVACSKDKKDTASAAASAASSAAASSAANTASDKTSAGDKKDAKPPVKLVIAPEDVMTVQSNALASGPVVTGSIQPERKADLRAEVSAVVLQVLKENGDIVKHGDILVKLDETSIRDNLASAEDNARNAASALDQADRALQRLKTLRASGMTSMQAMDDAEVRRNSAQSELSASKARAVVARQQLQRTVVRAPFDGVVSERKVSAGDTASIGKELVKVIDPTSMRFAGRVSADKIAMVKTGQAVSFRINGYGGQEFRGKVSRVDPAANDVTRQVEVLVTFADTNQPRVSGLYAEGNIEAATVSALMLPEAAVVKSGDKSYAWKIAGKTLSKVDLQIGKRDQRTGNYEVRSGLSAGDIIMRNPSSNFKDGQSIEMAVAKVAIAAATSSATGNANATSNATSEGN; translated from the coding sequence ATGTTACGACAAACGGTTCTCGTATTCGCCACCACAATTGCTATCACATCTGGTCTGGTTGCATGCAGCAAAGATAAAAAAGATACAGCGAGTGCTGCTGCGTCCGCCGCTAGCAGTGCTGCTGCCAGTTCGGCTGCAAATACCGCCTCCGACAAAACCAGCGCAGGCGACAAAAAGGATGCTAAGCCACCAGTCAAACTTGTCATCGCGCCAGAAGATGTCATGACCGTACAAAGCAATGCGCTGGCATCAGGACCGGTCGTAACCGGATCGATACAGCCAGAGCGTAAGGCAGATTTACGTGCCGAAGTTTCTGCCGTGGTATTGCAGGTCTTGAAAGAAAACGGCGATATCGTTAAGCATGGCGATATTCTGGTCAAACTGGACGAAACCTCGATCCGCGACAATTTGGCCTCGGCTGAAGACAACGCCCGTAATGCGGCGTCGGCGCTGGATCAGGCGGATCGCGCCTTACAACGCTTAAAAACCCTACGTGCCTCAGGCATGACGTCGATGCAAGCGATGGATGATGCGGAGGTACGTCGCAATAGCGCACAAAGCGAATTATCCGCCTCCAAAGCGCGTGCGGTCGTCGCGCGGCAGCAGTTACAGCGCACGGTTGTGCGGGCACCGTTTGATGGTGTGGTTAGTGAACGCAAGGTATCGGCAGGTGATACGGCATCCATCGGTAAAGAATTGGTCAAGGTGATCGACCCTACCAGCATGCGTTTTGCAGGTCGCGTCTCTGCCGACAAAATTGCAATGGTAAAAACTGGTCAGGCGGTCAGCTTCCGCATCAATGGTTATGGCGGGCAAGAATTCCGTGGCAAAGTCAGCCGGGTTGATCCGGCTGCGAATGATGTCACGCGCCAGGTGGAAGTGCTGGTTACTTTTGCTGATACCAATCAGCCGCGTGTCTCTGGTCTGTATGCCGAAGGCAATATCGAGGCCGCGACCGTCAGCGCCTTAATGTTGCCAGAAGCGGCAGTAGTCAAGTCGGGTGACAAATCCTATGCATGGAAGATCGCAGGAAAAACTCTGAGTAAGGTCGATCTGCAAATCGGTAAGCGCGATCAGCGCACTGGCAACTATGAGGTGCGTAGTGGTCTGAGTGCAGGCGACATCATCATGCGTAATCCAAGCTCTAATTTTAAAGACGGTCAGTCGATAGAAATGGCAGTGGCTAAAGTAGCGATTGCGGCAGCGACAAGTTCTGCTACTGGTAATGCGAATGCCACTTCCAACGCGACTTCGGAAGGAAACTGA
- a CDS encoding efflux RND transporter permease subunit, translating to MFLSDFSIKRPTATIVLIVALMAMGLLAITKLKVNQNPDVEVPGLSIVIAYPGASPDTVEREIINRIEKSLLSVSGASQVYASAKEGTAQFDVEFVFKKNMIEASDEVRNVIASVRYKLPTEMREPIIERWDPAAQPILNLALSSSKQTHAEISRLAEDQLADKLRGVSGVANVEVNGSLKRELSVLLRAEKLREFNVSAGEVVNALRNQNTNAPVGKLRGTLEEESIRLVGRIESPEEFQNIVVKRNGDQIVRLAQVATIEDGFADVNGLSIRSGNPNVGLLITRSHDASTVSVAKAVRDMVKEINTDLDKNHPGTKLEITRDGGKDAQNSLNNVIESLVLGAGLTIFVVYAFLNSWRSTLITALSLPTSVIAAFIAVWLCGFTLNFMTLLGLSLAIGVLIDDAIVVRENIVRHMQRGSDRRTAALEGTAEIGMAVAATTFSIIAVFIPVAFMPGMPGEWFRPFALTVTCSVLVSLGISFTLDPMLSAYWGDPVDHHTAPKKGISKILARFNDWFDHQSDRYSQVIAWALHHRRWMGTIALVTLIAALGLQIKWGGTSFLPTADSGNLMIQVRTPASSSLEYARLKMERAAAIARSIPETKETNSTINPAGGRIYVDIGKRTERKRSAKEIAVELREKVRGLVGAEYVVLDDLNNGARKPVQIDFTGPDSRKLLEITSAYMDKLREVPGAVDIGLSEQDPKKELKIELNRGLANSMGISSNDAAQALRVAFAGIEVGDWVDPTGETRDVAVRLHPDDRVSKENIERLPISVTGTNQMVPLDQIATISMGKGPSGIEHANGKRTITVSANAQGRSNGEVIDDALKLAKSFNYPPGYGLSLGGSGQDQQEVFSAMLIALLSGIGLMYLILVIQFGSFTAPLGVMLSLPLSLIGVVVALLVTGSTLNLMSFIGIIMLMGLVAKNAILLLDAARKNEKEGMNREDALMHAGRIRLRPILMTTFALIAGMMPVALGLGEGGEFYSPLAIAIIGGTITSTILTLLVVPTFYDSIEIARDRMMVKMHRRIQRFNPLLGFTMTMLEALFTLLFLRLIYRLLKKLVMLVSGRGKQVKESKQQAAPIL from the coding sequence ATGTTTTTATCCGACTTCAGTATCAAACGACCTACCGCGACGATTGTCTTGATCGTTGCGCTGATGGCGATGGGTTTGCTCGCCATCACCAAGCTCAAGGTGAATCAAAATCCCGATGTAGAGGTACCCGGTCTATCGATTGTGATTGCCTATCCAGGCGCATCGCCTGATACGGTAGAGCGCGAAATCATCAACCGGATCGAGAAATCTTTGCTCAGCGTGTCTGGTGCGAGCCAAGTCTATGCCAGCGCAAAAGAAGGCACTGCCCAATTCGACGTGGAGTTCGTGTTTAAGAAAAACATGATCGAAGCCAGTGATGAAGTGCGTAACGTCATCGCCAGTGTCCGCTATAAATTACCGACAGAAATGCGGGAGCCGATTATTGAACGCTGGGATCCAGCTGCGCAACCTATTTTGAATCTGGCACTTTCCTCCAGCAAGCAAACGCATGCCGAAATTTCCCGCTTGGCAGAAGATCAGTTAGCGGACAAATTGCGCGGTGTCAGCGGTGTTGCCAACGTAGAGGTCAATGGTTCTTTAAAGCGTGAACTGTCGGTCTTACTACGCGCAGAAAAACTACGCGAATTTAATGTCTCCGCTGGAGAAGTCGTCAATGCGCTACGCAACCAGAATACCAACGCGCCGGTCGGTAAACTACGCGGTACTTTGGAGGAAGAAAGTATCCGTCTGGTTGGTCGCATTGAATCACCAGAAGAGTTCCAGAATATTGTGGTGAAACGCAATGGCGATCAAATCGTGCGTCTGGCACAGGTCGCCACGATTGAAGACGGCTTTGCTGATGTCAATGGATTGAGTATACGTAGTGGCAATCCTAACGTCGGTTTATTGATCACCCGCTCGCATGACGCGAGCACCGTCAGCGTCGCCAAAGCGGTACGCGATATGGTCAAAGAAATTAATACCGATCTGGATAAAAACCATCCCGGTACAAAGCTGGAAATCACGCGGGATGGCGGTAAAGATGCACAAAACAGTTTGAATAATGTGATCGAATCGCTGGTCTTGGGTGCAGGCTTAACTATTTTTGTGGTGTACGCTTTCCTCAATTCATGGCGTTCAACGCTGATCACCGCTTTGAGTTTACCTACCTCGGTGATTGCCGCATTTATCGCGGTCTGGTTGTGTGGCTTTACCCTCAACTTCATGACCTTGCTGGGACTGTCGCTAGCGATTGGCGTACTGATCGATGATGCAATTGTGGTGCGGGAAAATATCGTGCGGCACATGCAGCGCGGCTCTGATCGCCGTACTGCTGCACTGGAAGGTACGGCTGAGATTGGTATGGCGGTTGCTGCGACCACCTTCTCTATCATTGCGGTATTTATTCCTGTGGCGTTTATGCCGGGTATGCCCGGCGAATGGTTCCGTCCGTTTGCCTTGACGGTGACTTGTTCCGTCTTGGTCAGCCTGGGTATTTCTTTTACGCTCGATCCTATGTTGTCTGCGTATTGGGGTGATCCTGTCGATCATCACACAGCACCTAAAAAAGGTATTAGTAAAATCCTAGCGCGTTTTAATGACTGGTTTGATCATCAGTCCGACCGTTATAGCCAAGTGATCGCCTGGGCTTTGCATCATCGCCGCTGGATGGGGACAATTGCGCTGGTGACTTTGATCGCGGCTTTGGGTTTGCAGATTAAATGGGGCGGCACCAGTTTCTTGCCTACGGCGGATTCCGGCAACTTGATGATACAAGTGCGGACACCGGCATCCTCATCACTGGAATATGCTCGCCTGAAAATGGAACGCGCCGCAGCAATTGCACGCAGTATTCCTGAGACTAAAGAAACCAATAGCACAATCAATCCAGCTGGTGGACGTATCTATGTGGACATCGGAAAACGTACCGAACGTAAGCGCAGCGCCAAAGAAATTGCGGTTGAATTGCGTGAAAAAGTCCGTGGTCTGGTCGGTGCAGAATACGTGGTGCTGGATGATCTGAACAACGGTGCCCGCAAGCCGGTACAAATTGATTTTACCGGTCCTGATTCCCGCAAATTACTTGAAATCACCAGCGCCTACATGGATAAGTTGCGTGAAGTTCCTGGTGCCGTAGATATTGGATTGTCTGAGCAAGATCCTAAGAAAGAATTGAAGATCGAACTGAACCGTGGCTTAGCCAATTCTATGGGTATTTCATCCAACGACGCGGCACAAGCTTTACGGGTTGCATTTGCCGGCATTGAGGTGGGTGACTGGGTTGATCCTACTGGTGAAACCCGTGATGTGGCGGTACGTTTGCATCCCGATGACCGTGTCAGCAAAGAGAATATTGAACGTCTGCCGATTTCTGTCACCGGTACAAATCAAATGGTACCGCTGGATCAAATTGCGACGATTTCTATGGGTAAAGGCCCTTCTGGTATCGAACATGCCAATGGCAAGCGTACGATTACCGTGTCTGCCAACGCCCAGGGCCGGTCAAATGGCGAAGTGATTGACGATGCCTTGAAGCTGGCAAAGTCATTTAACTATCCGCCGGGCTATGGTTTGTCACTGGGTGGTTCTGGTCAGGATCAGCAAGAAGTATTTAGCGCCATGTTGATTGCCTTGTTATCGGGTATCGGTTTGATGTATCTGATTCTGGTCATTCAGTTCGGTTCTTTTACCGCTCCGCTCGGTGTGATGTTGTCCTTGCCCTTGTCACTGATCGGCGTGGTCGTCGCGTTATTGGTGACAGGTAGCACACTCAATCTGATGAGTTTTATCGGCATCATTATGCTGATGGGACTGGTCGCAAAAAATGCCATCTTGTTACTCGATGCGGCACGCAAAAATGAAAAGGAAGGCATGAACCGCGAAGATGCTCTGATGCATGCTGGCCGCATCCGTTTGCGTCCTATCTTGATGACGACGTTTGCACTTATTGCAGGCATGATGCCGGTCGCATTAGGCTTGGGTGAAGGCGGCGAGTTTTATAGTCCACTGGCAATCGCGATTATCGGCGGCACGATTACTTCTACGATTTTGACGCTGCTGGTCGTGCCAACTTTTTACGACAGTATTGAGATTGCACGTGATCGTATGATGGTCAAGATGCATCGCCGCATCCAGCGCTTTAATCCTTTATTGGGATTTACCATGACCATGCTGGAGGCCTTGTTCACGCTATTGTTCTTGCGATTGATTTATCGCCTGCTGAAAAAATTGGTCATGCTGGTGTCGGGTCGCGGTAAGCAAGTCAAAGAGAGCAAGCAGCAAGCGGCACCGATCTTATAA
- a CDS encoding enoyl-CoA hydratase-related protein, translated as MTYQCFSLSISNKVAHLQLNRPASINTMQPVFWRELTEILQTLQREASARALVISSTGKHFTAGMSLDVFSSGGMTMDDLTAVGRANIVLALQDMHQAFNLIETLRMPVISAIQGGCIGGGVDMVCASDIRLATTDAFFCIQEINIGMTADLGTLQRLPKLIPEGIVHEMAYTGRRLPAQRALAVGLVNELFDTQENMLAAALQMAAEIAEKPPVAIWGSKQAIHYARDHSTHDALQQMGWLQSGIWQNSNLMEAFMAKQQGRPTEYADLLPISSFADAAYQVK; from the coding sequence ATGACTTACCAATGTTTTTCCCTGTCTATCAGCAACAAAGTCGCTCATCTGCAACTGAACCGCCCTGCCAGTATAAACACCATGCAACCGGTGTTTTGGCGTGAACTAACCGAGATACTGCAAACCCTGCAACGCGAAGCCAGCGCCAGAGCCCTGGTCATTTCTTCTACCGGAAAGCACTTTACGGCGGGCATGTCGCTGGATGTTTTTTCTAGCGGCGGCATGACGATGGATGATTTGACGGCAGTCGGTCGTGCCAATATTGTGCTGGCACTGCAAGACATGCATCAGGCGTTTAATCTGATTGAAACTTTGCGTATGCCCGTGATCAGCGCTATTCAGGGTGGTTGTATCGGCGGCGGCGTGGACATGGTGTGCGCCAGTGACATCCGTCTGGCAACAACAGATGCTTTTTTCTGCATCCAAGAAATTAATATCGGGATGACCGCCGACCTTGGCACCTTGCAACGTCTTCCAAAATTGATACCCGAAGGCATCGTCCACGAAATGGCTTACACGGGTCGCCGCTTGCCAGCACAACGCGCCTTAGCGGTTGGCCTGGTCAATGAACTATTTGATACGCAAGAAAACATGCTCGCCGCCGCGCTGCAAATGGCGGCTGAAATCGCGGAGAAACCACCGGTAGCGATCTGGGGCAGCAAGCAAGCGATTCACTACGCCCGCGACCATTCTACGCATGACGCCTTGCAACAAATGGGCTGGCTGCAATCCGGTATCTGGCAAAACAGTAATTTGATGGAAGCATTTATGGCGAAGCAACAAGGACGCCCTACCGAATATGCCGATCTATTGCCAATCAGCTCGTTTGCGGATGCGGCTTATCAAGTCAAATAA
- a CDS encoding TetR/AcrR family transcriptional regulator, translated as MPTQKPKVIDFKQGQEELRSTLRQGMLDAASRLLVEEGAAALTVRKVAEAVNCSTTLLYSLFGGKDGLSNALYLEGFSRLKQDFATYEASLPLAEKTHGLDRLWMYATNYHQYARRNPSYYMVMFGDAIAGFVPPLESRVAAWESFTPLINEFDHCIQEGSLPTTTKSTNAARLLWAAMHGVISLELKGYYLKKEHSDELYRAAVNAVLQSLKQPEA; from the coding sequence ATGCCAACACAAAAACCCAAAGTGATTGATTTTAAGCAGGGGCAGGAAGAGCTACGCAGCACTTTGCGCCAAGGCATGCTGGATGCCGCCAGCCGCTTGCTGGTGGAAGAAGGCGCGGCCGCGCTCACGGTGCGCAAGGTAGCTGAGGCGGTCAATTGTTCGACAACCTTGTTGTATTCTTTATTCGGTGGCAAAGATGGCTTGTCCAATGCCTTGTATCTGGAAGGTTTTAGTCGACTGAAGCAAGACTTTGCCACTTATGAAGCGAGTCTGCCGCTTGCCGAAAAGACGCATGGTCTCGATCGGTTGTGGATGTATGCCACCAATTATCATCAATACGCCCGCCGTAATCCTAGCTATTACATGGTGATGTTTGGCGATGCGATTGCCGGTTTTGTACCGCCGCTAGAATCGCGGGTCGCCGCCTGGGAATCCTTTACGCCGCTAATCAATGAGTTTGACCACTGCATACAAGAAGGCAGTCTGCCCACGACGACTAAATCGACCAATGCCGCGCGTCTTTTGTGGGCGGCAATGCATGGCGTGATCAGCCTGGAACTCAAAGGGTATTATTTAAAAAAAGAGCATTCGGATGAACTGTATCGCGCAGCCGTGAATGCCGTATTGCAATCGCTTAAACAGCCTGAAGCATAA
- a CDS encoding nitronate monooxygenase family protein, translating to MTTSHLPKALQNLSLPVIGSPLFIASGPKLVAAQCKAGIVGSFPALNARPAELLDTWLTDLKAELADYQAANPSAKVGPIAVNQIVHQSNDRLAHDVEMCVKHQIPIIISSLRAPPKEMLDAIHSYGGIVMHDVISIRHSEKALEAGVDGLILVAAGAGGHAGGLSPFALVGEVRKFFKGPIALSGSIASGDAILASQAMGADFAYIGSRWLATQESNVDDGYRNAIIESSAADIVYTNLFTGVHGNYLKKSIVAAGLDPDNLPVADKTAMNFGSGSSSKAKAWRDIWGAGQGVGLMEDAPSVAEVVARFKLEYDAAKARLMAL from the coding sequence ATGACCACTTCTCATCTACCTAAAGCCTTACAAAATCTCTCGCTGCCAGTGATAGGTTCACCGCTCTTTATCGCCAGCGGTCCTAAGCTGGTCGCCGCCCAATGCAAGGCTGGTATCGTCGGCTCTTTCCCCGCTCTCAACGCTCGTCCGGCAGAATTACTAGACACTTGGCTGACCGATCTGAAAGCAGAACTGGCCGACTATCAAGCCGCCAATCCGAGCGCTAAAGTCGGGCCGATTGCGGTTAATCAGATCGTGCATCAATCCAATGATCGCCTCGCCCATGACGTAGAAATGTGCGTCAAGCATCAAATTCCTATCATCATTTCATCCCTGCGCGCACCACCAAAAGAGATGCTGGACGCGATCCATAGCTACGGCGGTATCGTCATGCATGACGTGATTTCTATCCGTCACTCAGAAAAAGCGTTGGAAGCGGGTGTCGATGGTTTGATACTGGTCGCTGCTGGTGCTGGTGGCCATGCCGGTGGTTTGTCGCCATTTGCGCTGGTCGGCGAAGTGCGCAAGTTCTTCAAAGGTCCGATTGCGTTGTCCGGTTCGATTGCCTCCGGCGATGCGATTTTGGCGTCGCAAGCTATGGGAGCAGATTTTGCCTACATCGGCTCACGCTGGCTGGCAACGCAAGAATCGAATGTGGATGATGGCTATCGCAATGCAATTATTGAATCCTCCGCAGCCGATATCGTCTACACCAACCTGTTCACCGGTGTGCACGGCAACTACCTGAAAAAATCCATCGTCGCTGCTGGCCTCGACCCGGACAATTTGCCAGTCGCCGATAAAACCGCCATGAACTTTGGTTCTGGCAGCAGCAGTAAAGCCAAAGCCTGGCGCGACATCTGGGGCGCAGGCCAAGGTGTAGGTCTGATGGAGGATGCGCCTAGCGTGGCGGAAGTCGTTGCACGTTTTAAGCTGGAATACGATGCTGCGAAAGCGCGTTTGATGGCGCTGTAA